One window of Botrimarina mediterranea genomic DNA carries:
- a CDS encoding glycoside hydrolase family 76 protein codes for MMKSFVTKQRRRLIGAAVVGCLTPCAAFGVVDNDAQLSRGLETFGQIEATLRVPGTALYAETVNLSGVRSGGINGRAFVWPAATQFRVLNSLVEVDPAAYAPALRQFSDELRAAYWDAGYRSGAGAGDRFYDDNAHLVVSLTEAFNLTKDPVYLTRAQETYDFVLEGEDSAAGGGIYFKQFDFFSKDTISTLQGARAAAMLYQATGQASYLSDATRLLTWANSHVQQPNGLFNQGFVIETNSPGGVAIVNAAGVGISANLELYNATDNASYLTEAQRIAATTLGRYFDAATGRINDEGYWAFELVDALADLYVADRNPTWINRIDTALDWLHTNKRDANGHYGLFWGRNGPQVGVLHSWSLNEQASVARAYLKTSTTILPGDLNLDGVVTSADIQAFVDGWLADTAGLDFLGQQRAGDVNRDGVTSAADFVALRTAWNDAGVTIPPSVLRMLNAVPEPNAAILAAIGWLTIAVRRGRR; via the coding sequence ATGATGAAGTCTTTCGTAACGAAGCAGCGCCGGCGGTTGATCGGCGCGGCGGTGGTCGGCTGCCTGACGCCGTGCGCCGCTTTCGGCGTTGTCGATAATGACGCGCAGCTGTCGCGCGGCCTGGAGACCTTCGGCCAGATCGAGGCGACCCTCCGCGTCCCGGGCACGGCCCTCTACGCCGAAACCGTCAACCTCAGCGGCGTCCGTTCCGGCGGGATCAACGGGCGGGCGTTCGTTTGGCCGGCGGCGACGCAGTTTCGGGTCCTCAACTCGCTCGTCGAGGTCGACCCCGCGGCCTACGCACCGGCTCTGCGGCAGTTCTCCGACGAACTCCGTGCCGCCTACTGGGACGCCGGCTACCGCTCGGGCGCCGGGGCAGGGGACCGCTTCTACGACGACAACGCCCACCTCGTCGTCTCATTGACCGAGGCGTTCAACCTCACCAAGGACCCGGTCTACCTGACCCGCGCCCAAGAGACCTACGACTTCGTGCTCGAGGGGGAGGACTCGGCCGCCGGCGGCGGCATTTACTTCAAGCAGTTCGACTTCTTCTCGAAGGACACCATCTCCACGCTGCAAGGCGCCCGCGCGGCGGCGATGCTGTACCAAGCCACCGGTCAGGCCAGCTATCTCAGCGACGCGACCCGGCTGCTCACCTGGGCCAACTCGCACGTCCAACAGCCCAACGGCCTCTTCAACCAGGGCTTCGTCATCGAGACAAACTCGCCCGGTGGCGTCGCCATCGTCAACGCGGCCGGCGTCGGCATCTCGGCGAACCTCGAGCTCTACAACGCGACCGACAACGCCAGCTACCTCACCGAGGCCCAGCGGATCGCGGCGACCACGCTGGGCCGCTACTTCGACGCGGCCACGGGTCGCATCAACGACGAGGGCTACTGGGCGTTCGAGCTCGTTGATGCACTAGCCGACCTCTACGTTGCCGATCGAAACCCGACGTGGATCAACCGCATCGATACGGCCCTCGATTGGCTGCACACCAATAAGCGGGACGCCAACGGCCACTACGGCCTCTTCTGGGGCCGCAACGGGCCGCAAGTGGGCGTGCTCCACTCGTGGAGCCTCAACGAGCAGGCGTCCGTCGCGCGGGCTTACCTGAAGACCTCGACGACGATCCTGCCCGGCGACCTCAACCTCGACGGCGTCGTCACCTCTGCCGACATCCAGGCGTTCGTCGATGGCTGGCTCGCCGACACCGCGGGCCTGGACTTCCTCGGCCAACAACGCGCCGGCGACGTCAACCGCGACGGCGTCACCAGCGCCGCCGACTTCGTGGCATTGCGCACCGCCTGGAACGACGCCGGCGTCACAATCCCACCAAGCGTGCTAAGGATGCTCAACGCCGTCCCCGAGCCAAACGCCGCTATACTGGCGGCCATCGGCTGGCTGACGATCGCCGTCCGCCGCGGTCGCCGTTGA
- a CDS encoding arylsulfatase, translating to MTISSSVFRFATVLLGACLLAPGVAMAAEARPNILVVMIDDMGYSDPGCFGGEVKTPNLDALAADGVRLRQFYNCARCCQTRASMLTGAYPHRVNMKEFGRTMDMTVPTVAENLRDSGYATAMVGKWHLSELPRTRNENRRILWMNHEIDLPIPFVEEGSYPTDRGFERFYGIVWGVVDHFDPFSLVEGKTPVAEVPDDFYFSDAITDRAVADLDEFAGGEKPFFLYVAYTAPHWPLHARPEDIAKYKNRYQAGWEALRKERFDRQQAIGLIEEETPRGAISGRGGDWDNLSEADREFEADKMAVHAAMVDRVDQGIGKIVEQLRKNGQLDNTVLVFLSDNGASPEIPQAAGYDRNGGTRDGRTALRDGALRKPENRDKLGTDESYTGIGASWASATNTPLRFWKAESYDGGCRTPVVIHWPTGLGDRDGAWVDTVGHVIDLAPTFYELAQAQPQSGTLQDGVSLAATFRGEEQSIDRTLYFDHGAGRGVRQGDWKASKRGQGDWELFNLAVDPGETNNLAREKPEVLEGLIAQWAEWIKTAEQKPASSLAHHTADAE from the coding sequence ATGACGATTTCCTCTTCTGTTTTTCGATTCGCGACCGTGTTGCTGGGCGCCTGCCTATTGGCGCCGGGCGTTGCGATGGCCGCCGAGGCGCGGCCCAATATCCTTGTCGTGATGATCGACGACATGGGCTACTCCGACCCGGGCTGCTTCGGTGGCGAGGTCAAGACGCCCAACCTCGACGCGCTCGCCGCCGATGGCGTCCGTCTCCGCCAGTTCTACAACTGCGCCCGTTGTTGCCAGACGCGCGCCAGCATGCTGACCGGCGCGTACCCGCACCGTGTCAACATGAAGGAGTTCGGCCGCACGATGGACATGACGGTTCCGACCGTCGCCGAGAATCTCCGTGACAGTGGCTATGCGACCGCTATGGTCGGCAAGTGGCACCTGTCCGAGCTGCCGAGGACCCGCAACGAGAACCGCCGCATCCTCTGGATGAACCACGAGATCGACCTGCCGATCCCGTTTGTCGAAGAGGGGTCGTACCCAACCGATCGCGGCTTCGAGAGGTTCTACGGCATCGTTTGGGGCGTCGTCGACCACTTCGATCCCTTCAGTCTTGTGGAAGGAAAGACCCCCGTCGCTGAGGTTCCCGACGACTTCTACTTTTCAGACGCGATCACCGACCGCGCGGTTGCGGACCTCGATGAGTTCGCCGGCGGCGAGAAGCCGTTCTTCCTGTACGTCGCCTACACGGCGCCGCACTGGCCGCTCCACGCCAGGCCGGAAGACATCGCTAAGTACAAGAACCGATACCAAGCGGGATGGGAGGCGCTGCGTAAAGAGCGTTTCGACCGGCAGCAAGCGATCGGGCTGATCGAGGAGGAAACGCCGCGGGGCGCGATCTCAGGCCGCGGCGGAGATTGGGACAATCTCTCGGAAGCCGACCGCGAGTTCGAGGCCGACAAGATGGCGGTCCACGCCGCGATGGTCGATCGCGTCGATCAAGGGATCGGCAAGATCGTCGAGCAGCTCCGCAAGAACGGCCAGCTCGACAACACGGTGCTCGTCTTCCTGTCGGACAACGGCGCGTCGCCGGAGATCCCGCAGGCGGCCGGTTACGACCGCAACGGCGGCACGCGCGACGGCCGCACCGCCCTCCGCGACGGCGCGCTGCGCAAGCCCGAAAACCGTGACAAGCTCGGAACCGACGAGAGCTACACCGGCATCGGCGCCAGCTGGGCCAGTGCCACGAACACGCCGTTGCGGTTCTGGAAAGCCGAGTCGTACGACGGGGGCTGCCGCACACCGGTTGTGATCCACTGGCCAACCGGTCTGGGCGATCGGGACGGCGCGTGGGTCGATACCGTCGGCCATGTCATCGACTTGGCGCCGACGTTCTACGAACTGGCGCAGGCCCAACCCCAGTCCGGCACGCTGCAAGACGGCGTCAGCCTGGCGGCGACCTTCCGCGGCGAAGAGCAGTCGATCGACCGCACGCTGTACTTCGACCACGGCGCCGGCCGCGGCGTCCGCCAGGGCGACTGGAAGGCGTCGAAGCGCGGGCAAGGTGACTGGGAACTGTTCAACCTCGCTGTCGATCCGGGCGAGACCAACAACCTCGCTCGAGAGAAGCCGGAAGTGCTGGAGGGTCTGATCGCCCAGTGGGCCGAGTGGATCAAGACCGCCGAGCAAAAGCCGGCGAGCTCGCTCGCCCACCACACCGCCGACGCGGAGTAA
- a CDS encoding sigma-70 family RNA polymerase sigma factor produces the protein MASGDGPNEPLDATRREDEFLTLFAQSQRGLHAYILAMVYDPNTAADLLQETNIVLWRKFDQFQLGTNFFAWAREIARLAVMRHRQVTSRGIATLDPHLIEELAERVAEMSDNGSRDALSGCLQRLKDDDRELVVARYRPGASVNGLAARLGRTENSVSQSLRRIRRVLADCVQRTLSAEERLSQG, from the coding sequence ATGGCGAGCGGAGACGGACCGAATGAACCACTCGACGCGACTCGGCGTGAGGACGAGTTCTTGACCCTGTTCGCCCAGTCCCAGCGGGGCCTGCACGCCTACATCCTGGCGATGGTCTACGACCCCAACACCGCCGCCGACCTGCTGCAGGAGACCAACATCGTCCTCTGGCGTAAGTTCGACCAGTTCCAACTCGGCACGAACTTCTTCGCCTGGGCGCGGGAGATCGCCCGGCTGGCCGTGATGCGTCACCGCCAAGTGACCTCGCGCGGCATCGCCACACTCGACCCGCATCTGATCGAGGAACTCGCCGAACGCGTTGCCGAGATGTCCGACAACGGCAGCCGTGACGCCCTGTCGGGGTGTTTGCAGCGACTCAAGGACGACGACCGCGAGCTGGTCGTCGCCCGCTACCGCCCCGGCGCCAGCGTGAACGGCCTTGCCGCGCGGCTGGGCCGGACCGAGAACAGCGTCTCGCAGTCGCTACGTCGCATCCGCCGGGTGCTGGCGGACTGCGTGCAGCGGACGCTCAGCGCCGAAGAACGGCTTTCACAGGGTTAG
- a CDS encoding sulfatase-like hydrolase/transferase → MLGCVSLALTALAPVAQAAERPNILVILTDDLAYSDTSPFGGEMATPTLQSMADNGLRMGNFYTAPRCSNTRASLMTGLQSHVVGLPNLAGDGTQLPKNHAFVSEVLQDSGYHTYMSGKWHLGNTQNFGSIPGGHVRDPRVRGFDDYWGFTENHSQDNFQGNYRLLSDNIPERTYTTSSGGNQPGTFYQTDAITDYALDFFADSRQRNAAEGTNDPFFTYVAFGSPHFPLQARDEWVDPLVNRYGIGWDQLRMDRLDRMQELGVIDEETALTLRSDVANTNHGETLHQIRAWDTLPADRQADLARRMAIYAAMVERVDYNIGRMMSDLEVNGELDNTLIVFMSDHGANGEWHEYGFNANESPRTGADLDSMGTTTSAADKDIFYGSGWANAGNTPFRNYKHYTHEGGIKSPTIIQWNDGLDPELVGDFSQQVSDVRDLYPTLLQIAGVETPSEWTDLSGATYKTTGGFGESLADYLTTGQALGERELGWEHEGNRAFRVGDWKLVSSNFGSTQPGGAGINEWELYNLAEDPTEVDNLASDPAFADTFDQMLAGYQRWAFQNNVSSVMPWSAADFNKDGVLDTADLAAFQEGWLESAALASNETFARGDVNLDGVTNVDDFVLVRRAFQLGGQQAVFAQFAKSFGVPEPSTLGMIVVASGVAMMSRRRASAQPS, encoded by the coding sequence ATGTTGGGCTGCGTCTCGCTTGCGCTGACAGCTCTTGCCCCCGTCGCGCAAGCCGCGGAGCGCCCCAACATCTTGGTAATCTTGACGGACGACTTGGCGTACTCCGACACGTCTCCGTTTGGCGGCGAGATGGCGACGCCCACGCTCCAATCGATGGCCGACAATGGCCTGCGGATGGGCAACTTCTATACGGCGCCCCGCTGCTCGAACACCCGAGCCAGCCTGATGACGGGTCTGCAATCGCATGTCGTCGGGCTTCCCAATCTAGCGGGGGACGGCACGCAACTACCGAAGAACCACGCCTTCGTTTCGGAGGTGCTACAGGATTCGGGATACCACACCTACATGTCGGGGAAGTGGCACCTCGGCAACACGCAAAACTTCGGTTCGATTCCCGGGGGCCACGTCCGTGATCCCCGTGTTCGCGGCTTCGATGACTACTGGGGCTTCACCGAGAACCACAGCCAAGACAACTTCCAGGGCAACTACCGGCTGCTATCGGACAACATCCCCGAGCGAACTTACACAACCAGTTCCGGCGGCAATCAGCCGGGCACGTTCTATCAGACCGACGCGATCACCGATTACGCCCTCGACTTCTTTGCCGACAGTCGCCAGCGCAACGCCGCGGAGGGCACCAACGACCCGTTCTTCACCTACGTAGCGTTTGGCTCACCGCACTTCCCGCTCCAGGCACGTGACGAGTGGGTCGATCCGTTGGTTAATCGCTACGGGATTGGCTGGGACCAGTTGCGCATGGACCGGCTCGATCGCATGCAGGAGCTCGGCGTCATCGACGAAGAAACGGCGCTGACACTCCGCAGCGATGTCGCCAATACCAACCACGGCGAGACGCTGCACCAAATCCGTGCGTGGGACACGCTCCCCGCCGATCGACAAGCCGACCTCGCTCGGCGGATGGCGATCTACGCCGCAATGGTCGAGCGGGTTGACTACAACATCGGGCGGATGATGTCGGACCTCGAAGTCAACGGTGAACTCGACAACACGCTGATCGTCTTCATGTCCGACCACGGCGCCAACGGCGAGTGGCACGAGTACGGCTTCAACGCCAATGAGTCTCCCCGCACGGGCGCCGACCTGGACAGCATGGGGACGACGACTTCCGCTGCCGACAAGGACATCTTCTACGGCTCGGGGTGGGCGAACGCCGGCAATACCCCGTTCCGCAACTACAAGCACTACACGCACGAAGGCGGCATCAAGTCGCCAACGATCATCCAGTGGAACGACGGGCTCGACCCCGAACTGGTCGGCGACTTTAGCCAGCAGGTAAGCGACGTTCGCGACCTCTACCCGACGCTGCTCCAAATCGCCGGCGTCGAAACGCCGTCGGAGTGGACGGACCTTTCGGGAGCGACTTACAAGACGACGGGGGGCTTCGGCGAGAGCTTGGCCGACTATTTGACCACCGGGCAGGCTCTGGGCGAACGCGAACTCGGATGGGAACACGAAGGCAACCGCGCCTTCCGGGTCGGCGATTGGAAGCTCGTCTCGTCGAACTTCGGCAGCACCCAGCCCGGCGGCGCCGGGATCAATGAGTGGGAGCTCTACAACCTCGCCGAGGACCCGACGGAAGTCGATAACCTCGCCAGCGACCCCGCGTTCGCCGACACGTTCGATCAGATGCTCGCCGGCTACCAGCGCTGGGCCTTTCAGAACAACGTTTCGTCGGTCATGCCCTGGTCGGCCGCCGACTTCAACAAAGACGGCGTGCTCGACACGGCCGACCTTGCGGCTTTCCAGGAAGGCTGGCTCGAGTCGGCCGCACTGGCCAGCAACGAGACCTTTGCCCGAGGAGACGTCAACCTCGACGGCGTCACCAATGTGGATGACTTCGTGCTGGTGCGGCGCGCGTTTCAGCTCGGCGGGCAGCAAGCGGTCTTCGCGCAGTTCGCCAAGTCGTTTGGTGTTCCCGAACCCAGCACGCTGGGGATGATCGTCGTCGCAAGCGGGGTGGCGATGATGAGTCGTCGGCGGGCGTCTGCACAACCATCGTGA
- a CDS encoding arylsulfatase: protein MADSLRRFLNFTAAVAGLFLVGGAAAPAVADERPNIVVILVDDMGFSDIGCYGSEINTPNLDRLAGDGLRFTQFYNNGRCCPTRASLLTGLHPHQVGIGHMTAPPDEPLKVEGPYQGFLIDNCVTIAQVLRDAGYHTLMTGKWHVGANSQEVWPLQRGFDRYFGGLSGAFNYFRPGGNRGLTRGNESVKPGDDFYTTDAFTDEACRYISEATEEDDRPFFLYLAYNAPHWPLNAKVADFERYRGKYTGGWEPLMKARFAKQKELGLFGPEVEAAPHEGPEWDSLRPKRRDNLDAIMAAYAGCIDSIDQNIGKLYAHLESIGEADNTLILFLSDNGACQEGGRLGQGSEAMVRNPPPGVGGVHLGHAWANACNTPFRLYKHFVHEGGMGTPFIAHWPAGMKDAQRGGFVRHAAYLPDVMATCVELASATYPDAVPPCVGKSLAATIKGGDGVIHPEPLYWEHEGNAAVRWGDWKLVRRYEHPWELYDIAKDRTELHDLAEKETAKRDELVAMWEAWATEHGVAFPKRFDMYQRLRELKEAKEKESQKQAARPAAVNR, encoded by the coding sequence ATGGCCGACTCTCTGCGACGGTTCCTGAACTTCACGGCCGCTGTAGCGGGCCTCTTCCTCGTGGGCGGCGCGGCGGCTCCGGCGGTCGCCGACGAGCGTCCCAACATCGTTGTCATCCTCGTTGACGACATGGGGTTCTCGGACATCGGGTGCTACGGCAGCGAGATCAACACGCCGAACCTCGACCGCCTCGCCGGCGACGGCCTGCGGTTTACGCAGTTCTACAACAACGGCCGCTGCTGCCCGACGCGCGCTAGCCTGCTGACCGGCTTGCACCCGCACCAAGTAGGCATCGGCCACATGACGGCGCCGCCCGACGAGCCGCTGAAGGTCGAGGGCCCCTACCAGGGGTTTCTCATCGATAACTGCGTCACGATCGCCCAGGTCCTCCGCGACGCCGGCTATCATACCCTGATGACCGGCAAGTGGCACGTCGGCGCTAATAGCCAAGAAGTCTGGCCGCTGCAGCGTGGCTTTGACCGCTACTTCGGCGGGCTTAGCGGCGCGTTCAACTATTTCCGCCCCGGCGGCAACCGTGGCCTCACCCGTGGCAACGAATCGGTCAAGCCCGGCGACGACTTCTACACGACCGACGCCTTTACCGATGAGGCCTGTCGTTACATCAGCGAGGCGACCGAGGAGGACGACCGGCCGTTCTTCCTCTACCTCGCCTACAACGCCCCGCACTGGCCGCTGAACGCCAAGGTCGCCGACTTCGAACGTTACCGCGGCAAGTACACGGGTGGTTGGGAGCCGCTGATGAAGGCCCGTTTCGCCAAGCAAAAGGAGTTAGGCCTGTTCGGCCCCGAGGTCGAGGCCGCTCCGCACGAAGGCCCCGAGTGGGACTCGTTAAGGCCGAAGCGCCGTGACAACCTCGATGCGATCATGGCCGCTTACGCCGGCTGTATCGACTCGATCGACCAGAACATCGGCAAGCTCTATGCCCACCTCGAATCGATCGGTGAGGCCGACAACACGCTGATCCTATTCCTTTCTGACAACGGCGCCTGCCAAGAGGGCGGCCGGCTCGGACAGGGCTCCGAAGCGATGGTCCGCAACCCGCCCCCCGGGGTCGGCGGAGTGCACCTCGGCCACGCTTGGGCGAACGCCTGCAACACGCCGTTTCGCCTCTACAAGCATTTCGTCCACGAAGGGGGCATGGGGACGCCGTTCATCGCCCACTGGCCCGCCGGCATGAAGGACGCCCAGCGCGGCGGCTTCGTCCGTCACGCCGCGTACCTGCCCGACGTCATGGCGACTTGCGTCGAGCTCGCCTCGGCGACCTATCCCGACGCGGTCCCGCCGTGCGTTGGCAAGTCGCTCGCCGCGACCATCAAGGGCGGCGACGGAGTGATCCACCCCGAGCCGCTCTACTGGGAGCACGAGGGGAACGCCGCCGTGCGTTGGGGCGACTGGAAGCTGGTGCGGCGTTACGAGCACCCCTGGGAGCTCTACGACATCGCCAAGGATCGCACCGAGCTGCACGACCTGGCTGAAAAGGAGACTGCCAAGCGTGACGAACTGGTCGCCATGTGGGAGGCCTGGGCGACCGAACACGGCGTGGCGTTCCCGAAGCGATTCGACATGTACCAGCGCCTCCGAGAGTTGAAGGAAGCGAAGGAAAAGGAATCGCAGAAGCAGGCAGCTCGTCCAGCGGCTGTGAATCGCTGA
- a CDS encoding LamG-like jellyroll fold domain-containing protein, with translation MDRKVLRLIDDLIENRLSAADAAALERMLREEPEVRAAYLELMGVHRDLVSLESPVRPFSREELRTIKAVEDCVGEFDSAHPQNPAATVRPPSARGGLRLDRFKYGALGLLLGTAASALVALTLATPDADGPVAPVAQAAPAANVVAKVIRKIDCDWETERWSAAPSSQIEAGQQINLAAGLLVLEYNSGVELTLNGPATFVATSDKSAQLLSGQLSARVPVKGRGFTVETHAGDFVDLGTEFGMIVTEEGSVETHVFKGEVVAKPTSVGSEAAKSVLLQTGVAWARGSSSDQGGKVGARPELFVRSLATDRTFAGDKPAVSDRLVLWLDAANRLQLDQNRSVSAWGDQLCDANASPNDAWQVVAEKRPVWIKKGPNGRPALRFDGHKGLVTEPLRLGSYHTSAVVFRVNRKLATKLIAERDEYQHLGVQLLNLNGPPHTVLQVNDDARVEARIHRGWLREFSDPVDSGYTISHAPLSDGTHVVLYVYDSANSLSQLYIDGELAAESYDAPELSATETPRYIGSHFEREGFGFAGDISEVMVYDAALSPDEAIAMSHWLAAKHQAPLNVSVQAAN, from the coding sequence ATGGACAGGAAAGTTCTCCGACTAATCGACGACCTGATCGAGAATCGGCTCAGCGCCGCGGACGCCGCTGCGCTGGAGCGGATGCTCCGTGAAGAGCCGGAGGTCCGAGCGGCGTACCTCGAGTTGATGGGGGTCCATCGCGACTTGGTGAGCCTCGAGTCGCCGGTCCGGCCGTTCTCGCGCGAAGAATTGCGGACGATCAAGGCGGTCGAGGACTGCGTCGGAGAGTTCGATAGCGCCCACCCTCAGAATCCCGCCGCGACGGTGCGACCACCATCGGCCCGCGGCGGGCTCCGACTCGACCGTTTTAAGTACGGCGCGCTGGGACTGCTGTTAGGCACGGCGGCATCGGCGCTGGTGGCCCTGACTCTGGCGACGCCTGACGCCGACGGACCAGTGGCGCCCGTCGCGCAAGCGGCGCCGGCCGCCAACGTGGTCGCCAAGGTCATCCGCAAGATCGACTGTGACTGGGAGACCGAGCGCTGGAGCGCGGCGCCGTCGTCCCAGATCGAAGCCGGGCAGCAGATCAACCTCGCCGCCGGACTTCTTGTGCTGGAGTACAACTCCGGCGTCGAGCTGACCCTCAATGGGCCGGCGACTTTCGTCGCGACCTCCGACAAGAGCGCCCAGCTGCTCAGCGGCCAGCTCAGCGCCCGGGTGCCCGTGAAAGGCCGCGGCTTCACGGTCGAGACACACGCCGGCGACTTTGTCGATCTGGGGACCGAGTTCGGCATGATCGTCACCGAAGAGGGCTCGGTCGAGACCCACGTCTTCAAGGGCGAGGTCGTCGCCAAGCCGACATCGGTCGGCTCGGAAGCCGCTAAGAGTGTCTTGTTGCAGACCGGCGTCGCTTGGGCGCGGGGGTCGAGCTCGGATCAGGGCGGCAAGGTCGGCGCTAGGCCCGAGCTGTTTGTCCGCTCGCTGGCGACCGACAGGACCTTCGCCGGCGACAAGCCCGCCGTGAGCGATCGTCTTGTGCTCTGGCTCGACGCCGCCAACCGTTTGCAGCTCGACCAGAACCGCAGCGTCTCCGCTTGGGGCGATCAGCTCTGCGACGCCAATGCCAGCCCGAACGACGCCTGGCAGGTGGTCGCCGAGAAGCGGCCGGTATGGATCAAGAAGGGCCCCAATGGAAGGCCAGCGCTGCGCTTCGATGGCCACAAGGGCCTTGTGACCGAGCCGCTCCGTCTGGGCAGTTATCACACCTCGGCCGTCGTTTTCCGGGTGAACCGCAAGCTCGCGACCAAGCTGATCGCCGAGCGCGACGAGTACCAGCACCTGGGCGTGCAACTGCTGAACCTCAACGGCCCGCCGCACACGGTGCTGCAAGTCAACGACGACGCCCGCGTCGAGGCGCGGATCCACCGCGGTTGGCTGCGGGAGTTTTCGGACCCGGTCGATTCGGGCTACACGATCAGCCACGCGCCCCTTTCCGACGGGACGCACGTGGTGCTGTACGTCTACGACTCCGCGAATTCGCTGAGTCAACTCTATATTGATGGCGAGCTCGCGGCGGAGTCCTACGACGCGCCGGAGCTGTCGGCTACCGAGACGCCGCGCTACATCGGCTCGCACTTCGAACGCGAAGGCTTTGGCTTTGCGGGCGATATCTCGGAGGTCATGGTCTACGACGCGGCCCTATCCCCGGACGAGGCCATCGCGATGAGCCACTGGCTCGCCGCGAAACACCAAGCGCCCCTCAACGTGAGCGTCCAAGCAGCTAACTGA